The following are encoded together in the Bradymonas sediminis genome:
- a CDS encoding argininosuccinate synthase, translating to MSEVILAFSGGLDTSFCVPWLIEKGYEVVTVFVNTGGVDADELKFIEDRAYELGAKEHILTEVGPEIWEEVVVPMVQGGQLYQGQYPLLCSDRYLIVRKCLEIADERGANIFAHGCTGMGNDQVRFDLTVRALGDYEIIAPIREIQRDVANVRDYELEFLKERGFGVRPKTTTYTINENLLGVTTSGSEVDNWQIPGDETYKLTAHPSEWPAEPIQVALTFEKGVLVALDSERLSGPEMLDALNKKLGKYGVGRAMYTGDTTIGLKGRIVFEAPGLVAILAAHRALEEAVLTRLQNRFKSGIADKWVELVYEGFFYDPLKADLEAFLASSQRKVNGTVTLQTHGGRVDAVKVDSPHILRRAGAVYAQSADWGVEEAEGFIKLFGQSSTLWAEVNNFDEN from the coding sequence ATGAGCGAAGTTATCCTGGCGTTTTCGGGCGGATTGGACACCAGTTTCTGTGTGCCGTGGCTTATCGAGAAGGGCTATGAAGTCGTGACGGTGTTCGTAAACACCGGCGGCGTCGACGCCGATGAGCTTAAATTTATCGAAGACCGCGCGTATGAGCTGGGCGCCAAAGAGCATATCTTGACCGAAGTTGGCCCCGAGATCTGGGAAGAGGTCGTGGTGCCGATGGTCCAGGGCGGCCAGCTCTATCAGGGGCAATATCCGCTGCTGTGCTCGGACCGTTATTTGATCGTGCGCAAATGCCTCGAGATCGCCGACGAGCGCGGCGCGAATATCTTCGCCCACGGCTGCACCGGCATGGGCAACGACCAGGTGCGCTTCGACCTGACCGTGCGCGCGCTGGGGGATTATGAGATCATCGCGCCCATCCGCGAGATTCAGCGCGACGTCGCGAATGTGCGTGATTATGAGCTTGAATTCCTCAAAGAGCGCGGCTTCGGCGTGCGCCCCAAGACCACGACTTATACGATCAACGAGAACCTTTTGGGCGTGACCACGTCGGGCTCCGAGGTCGACAATTGGCAGATCCCCGGCGACGAGACCTATAAGCTGACGGCGCACCCGTCCGAGTGGCCGGCGGAGCCGATTCAGGTCGCGTTGACGTTTGAGAAGGGCGTGCTGGTCGCGCTTGATTCCGAGCGCCTCAGCGGCCCCGAGATGCTCGACGCGCTCAACAAAAAGCTGGGCAAATACGGCGTCGGCCGCGCGATGTACACCGGCGACACCACCATCGGCCTCAAGGGCCGCATCGTCTTTGAGGCGCCCGGCCTCGTCGCGATCCTCGCCGCACACCGCGCCCTCGAAGAAGCGGTGCTCACGCGTCTGCAGAATCGCTTCAAATCGGGCATCGCCGACAAGTGGGTTGAGTTGGTCTACGAGGGCTTCTTCTACGACCCGCTTAAAGCCGATCTCGAGGCGTTTTTGGCCTCCTCGCAGCGCAAGGTCAACGGCACCGTGACGCTTCAAACCCACGGCGGTCGGGTCGACGCGGTGAAGGTCGACTCCCCGCATATCCTGCGCCGCGCCGGCGCGGTCTACGCGCAGAGCGCCGACTGGGGCGTCGAAGAGGCCGAGGGCTTTATCAAATTATTCGGGCAGAGCTCGACCCTGTGGGCCGAGGTAAATAATTTTGACGAAAACTGA
- a CDS encoding DUF58 domain-containing protein has protein sequence MTESLRPKFLDPTVLDELGSMQLKAQALVEGILAGMHRSPHHGGSVEFAEYTEYSPGHEIRHIDWQVYAKTDKYYVKQYEDETNLRAYMVVDASGSMNFKSEEAPFTKLDYVSYVAAAFSHLLLRQGDAVGALSFNGENRNFLPAAARKGHLDDLLYLLDNLPGAGKTGLDVALRTIAERANRRSIVLLFSDFLDADGEALQLLKVLRHRRLQVAAFHVLDPAELRFPYEGMTLFEGLEGEGELLVDADDLREAYLERIREHLADVKKQCEQARVEYFRFPTTQAIEETCLTFLRGRL, from the coding sequence GTGACCGAGTCTTTGCGCCCCAAATTTTTGGACCCAACCGTCCTCGACGAGTTGGGCTCCATGCAGCTCAAGGCGCAGGCGCTGGTCGAGGGGATTCTAGCGGGCATGCACCGCTCGCCTCACCACGGCGGGTCGGTCGAATTCGCCGAATATACCGAATATTCGCCCGGCCATGAGATTCGCCATATTGATTGGCAGGTCTACGCCAAGACCGACAAATATTATGTCAAACAATACGAAGACGAGACCAATCTTCGGGCCTATATGGTCGTGGATGCCTCGGGTTCGATGAACTTTAAGAGCGAGGAGGCGCCGTTTACCAAGCTCGATTATGTCTCTTACGTGGCGGCTGCGTTCTCGCATTTATTGCTGCGCCAGGGCGACGCGGTCGGCGCGTTGAGCTTCAACGGGGAGAATCGAAACTTCCTGCCAGCGGCCGCGCGAAAAGGGCATCTGGACGACCTGTTATATCTTCTCGATAACCTCCCCGGGGCCGGAAAGACCGGGCTGGATGTCGCGCTGCGGACCATCGCCGAGCGGGCGAATCGGCGCAGCATCGTGCTGCTATTTAGCGATTTTTTGGACGCCGACGGCGAGGCGTTGCAATTGCTCAAAGTCCTGCGTCATCGGCGCCTTCAGGTCGCCGCGTTTCACGTGCTGGACCCGGCCGAACTGCGCTTCCCCTACGAGGGGATGACGCTTTTTGAGGGGCTCGAGGGCGAAGGCGAGTTATTGGTCGACGCCGATGATCTTCGCGAGGCTTATCTTGAGCGGATTCGCGAGCACCTGGCCGACGTCAAAAAACAATGTGAGCAGGCGCGCGTCGAATATTTTCGCTTCCCCACGACCCAAGCGATTGAGGAAACCTGCCTGACCTTTTTGAGAGGGCGTCTGTGA
- a CDS encoding mechanosensitive ion channel family protein yields MMLFDLITFPMLAQVTPEPEQLAEAFELLDFGRITRALIVIVAAYAANHFLASALERLGEGQAKQRLLFKKLSSFARLSIFGLATYIVVMTVMEGKEQMLVGFLATLGFALGFAFKDTASSLMAGVLILIDQPFQVGDRVTFGDIYGEVTEIGLRSVRIVTLADDQISVPNNKFLTDAVASSNAGALDMMVCIDFYIGITADFDLAKRIIYEASITSRYVYLQKPAVVMTKEVEFAGGLATRLQSKAYVLDTRYDVAYITDVTERVKRKFREHKMQYPYSRRYAAEMDFKEFNSTPTIDLTPDDPEEDATQKPAALAPK; encoded by the coding sequence ATGATGCTTTTTGACCTGATTACATTCCCGATGCTCGCGCAGGTGACCCCTGAACCCGAGCAGCTCGCCGAGGCCTTCGAGCTGCTCGACTTCGGGCGCATCACCCGGGCGCTGATCGTGATCGTGGCGGCCTATGCCGCCAACCATTTCCTGGCCTCCGCGCTGGAGCGCCTCGGCGAGGGCCAGGCGAAGCAGCGGCTTCTCTTTAAGAAATTGTCGAGCTTTGCCCGGCTGTCGATCTTCGGTTTGGCGACCTATATCGTCGTGATGACCGTGATGGAGGGGAAGGAGCAGATGTTGGTGGGCTTCCTGGCCACCCTGGGCTTCGCGCTGGGTTTTGCGTTCAAAGACACCGCCTCGAGTTTGATGGCCGGCGTGCTGATCCTCATCGACCAGCCTTTTCAGGTCGGCGACCGCGTCACCTTCGGCGATATTTACGGCGAGGTCACCGAAATCGGGCTTCGCTCGGTGCGCATCGTGACCCTGGCTGACGACCAGATCTCGGTGCCCAATAACAAATTTTTGACCGACGCCGTCGCGTCTTCGAACGCCGGCGCGCTCGATATGATGGTCTGTATCGACTTCTATATCGGCATCACCGCCGACTTCGACCTGGCCAAGCGAATTATCTACGAGGCCTCGATCACCTCGCGCTACGTGTATTTGCAGAAGCCCGCGGTCGTGATGACCAAGGAAGTTGAGTTCGCCGGCGGCCTGGCCACGCGCCTGCAATCGAAGGCGTATGTGCTCGATACCCGCTATGATGTCGCCTATATCACCGACGTCACCGAGCGGGTGAAGCGCAAATTTCGCGAGCATAAGATGCAATATCCCTACTCGCGTCGCTACGCCGCCGAGATGGACTTCAAAGAGTTTAATAGCACGCCGACCATCGACTTGACCCCGGACGATCCCGAGGAAGACGCGACCCAGAAGCCGGCGGCGCTCGCTCCTAAGTGA
- a CDS encoding AAA family ATPase has protein sequence MTTDLSKSDIENADNNQESRSEEDLRESVGQIASARDAIVAQVRKRIYGQTDLIDHLLIALFARGHVLLMGVPGLAKTSLVSTLAEALDLNFNRIQFTPDLMPSDITGTDILEEDHSTGRRFFKFIKGPVFSNLLLADEINRTPPKTQAALLQAMQEYEVSAGGNTYKLERPFQVFATQNPIEQEGTYPLPEAQLDRFMFRLTVDYPNAEDEVLIVRNTTSTRREEIQPVLNAQRILELQQLVLEVPVSEEVVRYAVNLVRRTRPEDPSAPDYIREYVSWGAGPRAGQYLILGGKARAILDGRLTVSNEDIRALAAPILRHRLLVNFQAEAQGLTTDDIIARLLEEP, from the coding sequence ATGACCACCGATTTGAGTAAATCCGATATCGAAAACGCCGATAATAATCAGGAGAGTCGCTCCGAGGAAGACCTGCGCGAAAGTGTTGGGCAAATCGCCAGCGCGCGCGACGCGATCGTGGCGCAGGTCCGAAAGCGGATTTACGGGCAGACCGATCTCATCGATCACCTGCTGATCGCGCTATTTGCCCGCGGCCATGTTCTGTTGATGGGTGTGCCCGGCCTGGCGAAGACCTCGTTGGTCTCGACCCTGGCCGAGGCGTTGGACCTCAACTTCAACCGCATTCAGTTTACGCCCGACCTGATGCCGTCGGATATCACCGGTACCGATATCCTCGAGGAAGACCACAGCACCGGAAGGCGCTTCTTCAAGTTCATCAAGGGTCCGGTCTTTAGCAATTTGTTGCTCGCCGATGAGATCAACCGCACGCCGCCCAAAACCCAGGCTGCGCTGTTGCAGGCGATGCAGGAATACGAGGTCTCGGCCGGCGGGAACACCTATAAATTGGAGCGGCCGTTTCAGGTATTCGCGACCCAGAACCCCATCGAGCAAGAGGGAACCTACCCGCTGCCCGAGGCGCAGCTCGACCGATTTATGTTCCGCCTCACGGTCGATTATCCCAACGCCGAAGACGAGGTTTTGATCGTTCGAAATACGACTTCGACCCGGCGAGAAGAGATTCAACCGGTGCTCAACGCCCAGCGTATTCTGGAGCTTCAGCAGCTCGTGCTCGAGGTGCCCGTCAGCGAAGAGGTGGTGCGCTACGCGGTCAATCTGGTGCGGCGCACGCGCCCCGAAGACCCGAGCGCCCCGGATTATATTCGCGAATATGTGAGCTGGGGCGCGGGTCCGCGCGCCGGGCAATATCTCATCCTTGGCGGCAAGGCGCGCGCGATTTTGGACGGGCGTTTGACCGTGAGCAACGAAGATATTCGGGCCCTCGCCGCGCCGATCCTGCGCCACCGTCTTCTGGTAAACTTCCAGGCCGAAGCCCAGGGCCTGACGACCGATGATATTATTGCAAGGCTTCTGGAGGAACCGTGA
- a CDS encoding acetylornithine deacetylase produces MTKTEPTEASRADLLSATLNHLRQLVACDTQNPPREISASGVFDYLRAQLRQNEQFGEFRFEFEDHGEGCQSLLALRGEPRILFNFHVDTVPASKSWAGDPFALEVTNDRAIGLGACDIKGASACMLAALAQAPGDVALLFTSDEEAGSSRCVREFMKAYNSPENTRKFDAVIVAEPTQGVAVLEHRGISTASGVFKGVAGHASERRALADSAVHRAVRWADAAVKYAEAHEQTTYRSLSGIRFNIGAIEGGIKPNIIAPSASVRFGFRPLPDQDHDVLMAEVQALAVPQNADEPEVEWSAGFFGPTLPADGDVSKSRAFAEAIGLEVGEAVDFWTEASLFSQGGLPAVVYGPGDIAQAHTAGEWVELAQLEQVAQTYKRLLS; encoded by the coding sequence TTGACGAAAACTGAGCCCACCGAGGCGTCGCGCGCCGATTTGTTGAGCGCGACGCTCAATCATTTGCGCCAACTGGTCGCCTGTGACACTCAGAACCCGCCGCGCGAAATCAGCGCGAGCGGCGTCTTCGACTATCTGCGCGCGCAGCTTCGCCAAAATGAGCAATTTGGCGAGTTTCGCTTTGAGTTTGAAGATCATGGGGAAGGGTGTCAGAGTCTCTTGGCGCTGCGCGGTGAGCCTCGGATTCTCTTTAATTTTCATGTGGATACGGTGCCTGCGTCGAAGTCGTGGGCCGGCGATCCCTTTGCGCTCGAGGTCACCAATGACCGCGCGATTGGTCTCGGCGCCTGCGATATCAAAGGGGCGTCCGCGTGTATGTTGGCGGCCCTCGCCCAGGCGCCCGGCGACGTCGCGTTGCTCTTTACGAGCGACGAAGAGGCCGGATCGAGCCGCTGCGTGCGCGAGTTTATGAAGGCCTATAACTCGCCCGAAAACACGCGAAAATTCGACGCGGTGATCGTGGCTGAGCCGACGCAGGGCGTCGCGGTGCTTGAGCACCGCGGCATCTCGACCGCGTCGGGTGTCTTCAAGGGCGTCGCGGGGCATGCCTCGGAGCGGCGCGCGCTCGCGGATAGCGCGGTGCACCGGGCGGTGCGCTGGGCCGACGCGGCGGTCAAATACGCCGAAGCTCACGAGCAAACGACCTACCGAAGTCTGAGCGGAATCCGCTTTAATATCGGGGCGATTGAGGGCGGAATTAAGCCCAATATCATCGCGCCATCGGCGAGCGTGCGGTTTGGTTTTCGACCGCTCCCGGACCAGGACCATGACGTATTGATGGCCGAGGTGCAGGCGCTCGCCGTGCCCCAGAATGCCGATGAACCCGAAGTCGAATGGAGCGCCGGGTTTTTCGGCCCGACGCTGCCGGCCGACGGCGATGTCTCGAAGTCGCGCGCGTTCGCCGAAGCGATCGGTCTTGAGGTCGGCGAGGCGGTCGATTTTTGGACCGAGGCGTCGCTTTTTTCGCAGGGTGGACTGCCGGCGGTGGTGTACGGCCCGGGCGATATCGCCCAGGCGCATACGGCCGGCGAGTGGGTTGAGTTGGCGCAATTAGAGCAAGTTGCACAGACGTATAAGCGTTTGTTGTCTTAA
- a CDS encoding BatA domain-containing protein: MSFLEPLFLAGLLAIGIPIAIHLINRRKATRQPFPAMRLLLESNQKEAPSIKVRQWLLLALRILIVAALAFALAKPYFLSSKGVTASERLPAAVVVVVDDSASMQYGDWWARAEDAFDEQMGELRPWDEVALIRTSSVGKTGGLGPIARFSTDHKGVRNAFTNLKPGDISTDLSQAAVAASDLLAASQLPGKYIVLISDFSLGGFPENPRPESRIPYEIRKVSVRKNKSSAPDNLSVSGVDYVQEHGIDRADIKSENGDSPSGAKFARGTNADIWKITATVTNHSEKDKTGVEIRLNIDGQDVAGGLVDVEAGKSASYEFRHRFEGEGVKKAYVELADADDYAPDNRYYFGISLKDRIRVLLVNGEPSGVAYSDETYFLVRALNPGGRSKSSIIPEVTSPSGLAERDLAEFDVVVLANVARVAPKGADKLKNFVRGGGGLFLTMGGQVDPASWNQNMSELLPKPLRGVKQLAERDDPDAPVKITHLGTRMREHPVFRVFDLAGGASLQSAQVYSYMLLEPSLPDQVRQILAFKDSAPALVERKVGDGRVLLLTTTIDRDWTDLPVRTAYLPLTRRIVQFLARRATSARQDKPVVGHRITLDVSGLVDERAIIHGPNKMRLVMEPVNGEVAFVPEVLGSYEVWADRDGQGDDAKSTEKSANNRLDALAFAVNADPGESQLNALAEDAFDPWTEASAADVAAGDGDSQALKDALGEDERRVNIWPPFLFAITIFLLLESLLGTRRSVLAKIWRLITFQKESEVEV; this comes from the coding sequence GTGAGTTTTCTTGAACCTCTTTTTTTGGCGGGATTGTTGGCGATCGGCATCCCGATCGCGATCCATCTGATCAACCGACGCAAGGCGACGCGCCAGCCGTTCCCGGCGATGCGCTTGCTCTTGGAGTCGAATCAGAAAGAAGCGCCCAGCATTAAAGTGCGCCAGTGGCTGCTGCTCGCCCTGCGGATTTTGATCGTCGCCGCCTTGGCCTTCGCGCTGGCGAAGCCCTATTTTCTGAGCTCCAAAGGCGTCACCGCCTCCGAGCGGCTGCCCGCCGCGGTGGTGGTCGTCGTCGATGACAGCGCCTCGATGCAATATGGCGATTGGTGGGCGCGCGCCGAAGACGCGTTCGATGAGCAAATGGGCGAGCTTCGCCCCTGGGATGAGGTCGCGTTGATTCGCACGAGCAGCGTCGGGAAGACCGGCGGACTCGGGCCGATCGCGCGATTTAGCACCGACCATAAGGGCGTCAGAAACGCCTTCACAAACCTGAAGCCCGGCGATATTTCGACGGACCTCTCCCAGGCCGCCGTCGCCGCCTCGGACTTGCTGGCGGCGTCGCAATTGCCTGGCAAATATATCGTGCTTATCAGCGATTTTTCGCTGGGCGGCTTCCCCGAGAATCCGCGCCCCGAGTCGCGCATTCCCTATGAGATCCGCAAAGTTTCGGTGCGCAAAAACAAGTCTTCGGCGCCCGATAATCTGAGCGTCAGCGGCGTCGATTATGTGCAAGAGCACGGGATCGATCGCGCTGATATTAAGTCTGAAAACGGCGATTCGCCGAGCGGCGCGAAATTCGCGCGCGGCACCAACGCCGATATTTGGAAGATCACCGCCACGGTCACCAATCACTCTGAAAAGGATAAAACCGGCGTTGAGATTCGGCTTAATATCGACGGCCAGGATGTCGCCGGCGGCCTCGTGGACGTCGAGGCTGGTAAGAGCGCGAGCTACGAATTCCGCCATCGCTTCGAGGGCGAAGGCGTCAAGAAAGCCTATGTCGAACTCGCCGATGCCGACGATTATGCGCCCGACAATCGCTATTATTTTGGCATCAGCCTCAAAGATCGCATCCGCGTTTTATTGGTCAACGGCGAGCCCAGCGGCGTCGCCTATAGCGATGAGACCTATTTTCTGGTGCGCGCGTTAAACCCCGGCGGGCGCAGCAAAAGCTCGATCATCCCGGAGGTGACTTCGCCCTCTGGATTGGCCGAGCGAGACCTCGCGGAGTTCGACGTCGTCGTGCTCGCCAACGTCGCGCGGGTCGCGCCCAAGGGGGCCGACAAATTGAAGAATTTTGTGCGCGGCGGCGGCGGCCTCTTTTTGACGATGGGTGGGCAGGTCGACCCGGCCTCGTGGAACCAAAATATGAGCGAGCTTTTGCCCAAACCGCTGCGCGGTGTGAAGCAGCTCGCCGAGCGCGATGACCCGGACGCGCCGGTCAAGATTACCCACCTCGGCACGCGTATGCGCGAGCACCCGGTCTTCCGGGTGTTCGACCTCGCCGGCGGCGCGTCGCTGCAATCCGCCCAGGTCTATAGCTATATGCTGCTCGAGCCTTCGTTGCCCGATCAGGTGCGCCAGATCCTGGCCTTTAAAGATAGCGCGCCGGCCCTGGTCGAGCGCAAAGTCGGCGACGGGCGGGTGCTTCTTTTGACCACGACGATTGACCGCGACTGGACCGACCTTCCGGTGCGCACCGCCTATTTGCCGCTGACGCGACGTATCGTGCAATTCCTGGCTCGCCGCGCGACCTCGGCGCGTCAGGATAAGCCGGTGGTCGGCCATCGAATCACGCTGGACGTCAGCGGATTGGTCGACGAGCGGGCGATTATTCATGGGCCCAATAAGATGCGCCTGGTCATGGAGCCGGTAAATGGCGAGGTTGCTTTTGTGCCCGAAGTGCTTGGATCTTATGAGGTTTGGGCTGATCGTGACGGGCAGGGCGATGACGCGAAATCAACCGAGAAGAGCGCCAATAATCGTCTCGACGCGCTCGCGTTTGCGGTCAACGCCGATCCCGGCGAGTCGCAGCTCAACGCGCTCGCCGAAGACGCGTTTGACCCCTGGACTGAGGCGAGCGCGGCGGATGTCGCGGCGGGCGATGGCGATAGCCAGGCCCTAAAAGACGCGTTGGGAGAAGATGAGCGGCGCGTCAATATCTGGCCCCCGTTCCTCTTTGCCATTACGATCTTTTTGCTGCTCGAGAGCCTGCTCGGCACCCGACGCAGCGTGCTCGCCAAAATTTGGCGACTTATCACCTTCCAAAAGGAGTCCGAGGTCGAGGTCTGA
- a CDS encoding tetratricopeptide repeat protein, which produces MISRTPRRASAVLLGVLLALCFSLVSVSTVEAQTSPATAVRMSTLTDINEYLSAGQMREARQGLDALKGHRGTNPDILYLEARYEFFDGDYKKALEILDQAIANAGFGDNLPQHWSMLRELVASTGEVTKDYVKYTSPKGYFEIFVPPGKDRVLVPFAGEALDRAYDEIGEELGFRPPTPIRLEIYPQTSVLAKVSSLSEEEIRTSGTIALCKYNRLMVTSPRALLRGYGWVDTVVHEYVHYVISAKTRNRVPIWMHEGLAKYLERRWRGPDAHRLAPSSEGLLKKRLKKNDLITFEQMHPSMAKLPSQEDAAVAFAEVFTVMEYLQQEVGADAFEKLLDAVNEGLDARQAFAQTIGKPFPTFEREWKAYLKTRQVPDLPDEDGYEEKLVFKDEKKSESEANQIEIPRAREYMQLGELMQARDRCKAALVEYDKAAHLLGDKNPMLQTRRAQCLLTDERAAEALAMLEPVHKTYPDYVQIWIQMGSAALMLKQYDKALEYLREAARINPFDPAVHGQLAEAYSKLGDETSAEEYRKFEKLVR; this is translated from the coding sequence ATGATTTCCCGCACTCCTCGCCGCGCTTCTGCCGTGTTGCTCGGGGTATTGCTGGCGCTTTGTTTTTCGCTGGTGAGCGTTTCGACGGTCGAGGCGCAGACCTCGCCGGCGACGGCGGTTCGCATGAGCACGCTCACCGATATCAACGAATATCTGTCGGCCGGGCAGATGCGCGAGGCGCGCCAGGGGCTCGACGCGCTCAAAGGCCACCGCGGCACGAACCCCGATATTCTCTATCTGGAGGCGCGCTACGAGTTCTTTGATGGCGACTATAAAAAGGCCCTTGAGATCCTCGACCAGGCCATCGCGAACGCGGGCTTCGGGGATAACCTGCCGCAGCATTGGAGCATGCTGCGCGAGCTGGTGGCGTCGACCGGCGAGGTCACCAAAGACTACGTGAAATACACGAGCCCGAAGGGGTATTTCGAGATCTTCGTGCCGCCGGGAAAAGACCGCGTGTTGGTTCCCTTCGCGGGCGAAGCGCTCGACCGAGCCTATGATGAGATTGGTGAGGAGCTGGGCTTTCGCCCGCCGACCCCGATTCGCCTTGAGATTTACCCGCAGACCTCGGTGCTGGCGAAGGTTTCGTCGCTGTCCGAGGAAGAGATTCGCACCTCCGGGACCATCGCGCTTTGCAAATATAATCGACTGATGGTGACCAGCCCGCGCGCGCTTTTGCGCGGCTATGGCTGGGTCGACACGGTGGTGCATGAATATGTGCATTATGTCATCAGCGCGAAGACCCGAAATCGCGTGCCCATCTGGATGCACGAGGGGTTGGCGAAGTATTTGGAGCGCCGCTGGCGCGGGCCTGACGCGCATCGTCTGGCGCCGAGTTCCGAGGGGCTGCTCAAGAAACGCCTTAAGAAGAACGACCTGATTACCTTCGAGCAGATGCACCCGTCGATGGCGAAGCTCCCCAGCCAGGAGGACGCCGCGGTAGCCTTCGCGGAGGTCTTCACCGTGATGGAATATCTGCAACAAGAGGTCGGCGCCGATGCGTTCGAGAAGTTGCTCGACGCGGTGAATGAGGGGCTCGACGCTCGCCAGGCGTTCGCGCAGACAATCGGCAAGCCGTTTCCGACGTTTGAGCGCGAGTGGAAGGCGTATCTGAAGACGCGCCAGGTGCCGGACCTTCCGGACGAAGATGGCTATGAGGAAAAGCTTGTCTTTAAGGACGAAAAAAAGTCGGAGTCCGAAGCCAATCAGATTGAAATACCCCGGGCGCGTGAGTATATGCAGCTTGGTGAATTGATGCAGGCGCGCGACCGTTGCAAGGCGGCGCTGGTGGAGTACGACAAAGCCGCGCATCTTCTGGGCGATAAGAATCCGATGCTTCAGACGCGCCGGGCGCAGTGTTTGCTCACGGATGAACGCGCGGCCGAAGCGCTCGCGATGCTCGAGCCGGTCCATAAGACCTATCCGGACTATGTCCAGATTTGGATTCAAATGGGCAGCGCGGCGCTGATGCTCAAGCAATACGATAAGGCGCTGGAGTATCTGCGAGAGGCCGCGCGCATCAACCCGTTTGACCCTGCGGTCCACGGGCAACTCGCCGAGGCCTACTCAAAGCTCGGGGACGAGACGAGCGCGGAAGAATATCGTAAATTCGAGAAATTGGTCCGCTGA
- a CDS encoding N-acetylornithine carbamoyltransferase produces MKHFISTLDWSREELQAFLDHARALKAQPIQPLLKDKAVALVFFNPSLRTRTSFEIGTKQLGGHAVVLEPGKGAWPIEFEVGAKMDADPEEHVIEVARVLSRYCDIIAVRAFPKFEDWTEDRRDKVIRSFAQYATVPVINMETITHPCQELAHMLTLQEKLGQTDGKKFLLTWTYHPKPLNTAVANSALIIAAKFGMDVTLLCPTPEYELDRRYMDAARESCAQNGRSLTVSHDIAEAYAGADVVYAKSWGAIPYFGNWDAEREIRKNYAHFIVNSEKMALTNQALFSHCLPVRREVKVTGEVLDSAQSIAIDEAENRLHVQKAIMAGLLS; encoded by the coding sequence GTGAAACATTTTATCTCTACCCTCGACTGGTCGCGCGAGGAGTTGCAGGCTTTCTTGGATCATGCGCGGGCGCTCAAAGCCCAGCCGATTCAGCCGTTGCTCAAGGATAAGGCGGTGGCGTTGGTCTTCTTTAACCCGTCATTGCGCACGCGCACGTCCTTTGAGATCGGGACCAAACAGCTCGGCGGGCACGCGGTGGTTTTGGAGCCGGGCAAGGGCGCCTGGCCCATCGAATTCGAGGTGGGCGCCAAGATGGACGCCGACCCCGAGGAGCATGTGATCGAGGTCGCGCGGGTGCTGTCGCGCTATTGCGATATCATCGCGGTGCGCGCGTTTCCGAAATTTGAGGATTGGACAGAAGACCGCCGCGACAAGGTGATCCGCTCGTTCGCGCAATACGCGACGGTGCCGGTCATCAATATGGAGACCATCACGCATCCCTGTCAGGAGTTGGCGCATATGCTGACCTTGCAGGAGAAGTTAGGGCAGACCGACGGCAAAAAATTCCTGCTCACCTGGACCTATCATCCCAAGCCGCTCAACACCGCGGTGGCGAATTCGGCGCTGATTATCGCGGCGAAATTCGGCATGGACGTCACGCTTTTGTGCCCGACCCCCGAGTACGAACTTGACCGGCGTTATATGGACGCCGCGCGGGAATCTTGCGCGCAAAATGGCCGTTCACTCACCGTCTCGCACGATATCGCCGAGGCTTATGCGGGCGCCGATGTGGTCTACGCCAAGAGTTGGGGCGCGATTCCGTATTTCGGCAATTGGGATGCCGAGCGTGAGATTCGCAAAAATTACGCGCATTTTATCGTCAACTCCGAGAAGATGGCGCTGACGAATCAGGCGCTCTTTAGCCACTGTTTGCCGGTGCGCCGCGAGGTCAAGGTGACCGGCGAGGTGCTCGACTCGGCGCAGTCCATCGCGATTGACGAGGCCGAGAACCGCCTGCACGTGCAAAAAGCGATCATGGCCGGTTTGCTTTCCTAA